The sequence AAACTGTAGTTGGATTTGTCGCCTTTGCCGATGATGAGGTGACTTGGTTATATGTGTCGCCTGACTATTATCGACAGGGCATCGGGAAAAAATTGTTGCGCCAAGCGATCGCTCGATGCGGTCAGACTGTATCTACATCTGTACTGAGTGGTAATGATGCAGCCTTGCATCTTTATCTCAGCGAGGGATTCAAAATTATGGAGACGAAGACAGGAAAACTTAATGGGAATGAGTCTTTCCCCGCAACTGGACATATTCTTGAGCTTGTTAAGGTAGCGAGACAGGATGAGATATTGGATTAACTGGATATTCTTAATTTCTCTGCTTTTAGTCAGCATCATATATCGGTTTTCAGATGAAAACGAGAAGGGGGTTTGGGGGCGTTGCCCCCAAGAAGGGGAGGCAGGGCGGTCTTGGGGGTTCCCCGCTAGAGCCACTGCCGTGTGGAACCCCTTCACCCCGTCAATAAAACCTGTTCTCAATTGAAAAACGCTATACTTATTCGTGATTTTCCTTTATGAGCGCTGTTCAAGAATTTACTTTGCAAGGCAATACCCACTGCCAGGGCAATTAGTAGATGTGGGTGGGCGCAAATTACACTTGCACTGTGTCGATGATGGGAATGTAATGGTTTTACAACATCATAGTCCCTTGTGTGAGCGTGGTGAATCCGCCTCGGATCGAGGGCTTTGCTCAAAGTGAATTAAGTCGGACGTTCTGATTTCAGGAGATCGTCCCAAACATTCGGCTTGCTATATCACCATACCTAGTACACCAAAACCAAAGTTTTGGAGGGGGGTGGAGGGGGTGAAACCCCCTTCTGGGGGCTTTGCCCCCATTCCCCCATGTTGCAAAATTTATGATTTGCAACACTAGGTTTTCATGCGGCTTAGATCGAGTTTGCTGCGCAATTCGTCTTTAATTCGGGCGAGGATAGATGCCTCGTCAAGGTTAGAGAGAATCTGATTCACTACTGCCTTAGGGCCTAGCGGTCCCCAGGATGCACCGTTAGCCAGATATTGCTTGGTCACCAAACCGATCGCATAGGCAGACACCCCCGCCACACCTGCTTGGGTAATTGCTACGGAGACATACGCCCCCATTGACAGCCCTCCCGTTGCAGGTGCCGTTATACCCAACAAACTCTTAAGCGACCCTAAACCCAAATTGGCTAACAGTTCGCTGGCACTGATGCCACCCATGCTAATTGCGATTTTTTGCATCAAGGAGATCGCCCCTTGATTAGTCATGTTAATGCCGTAGAGCTTAGATAAAGCCAGAATCATCGATACATTAATTACCGCCGTACTAATTACATCAACTACGGTGACGGGATTGACCGCGATCGCCACGGCTTCGGTGATTACGGCATTCCAGATAATGCGATTGGCACGGCGATCGCGAATTTCCATCTTGCGCTGTACCAGCCGCTCCTGGATCGCATCGGCAAAGATCATGGAATTCAGCGCTACCAGGACCTTGCCCTCGCGATCGAGCACGTCCAGAATTTTTAACTTGAGGTCGTTAACCTGGGGCTTACCAGGCACCATTTCTGCTTCGTAAGAGCCATCGGGCTGCTGCACTGCCTTTGCCACCAGTGGCGATGCCGCCGCCATCACAATTTCATCCTCAGTCAAAATTTGGCGCACCCGCTCGTCGCGAATCTTGGCATAAATTGCCATGCGGTCTGGCATGGGATACTGGTCGATTTTATTAAAGACCAGCAAAATGGGCTTGCTGGCTTCGCGCAACTCCGAAAGAGCTTCATACTCCACCTTCGTCATGTCGCCGGCAACCACAAATAAAATTAAGTCCGCCTGTTCTGCTACTTGATTGGCTAGCTTCGCCCGTACTTCCCCGCCAACTTCATCAATTCCCGGCGTATCGATCAATTCGATGCGCGCCGTGCCGAATCCCTTCATCGAAACCCGCATAATCTGGCTGTTACTGCCCGCGATCGCTTCCCGCGACACCTGCCAGTTAGCCGACTGGCTGGCTCTGGTGACACCATGAACTGGCCCTGTCAAAAATACTTCCTCTCCCAACAAAGCATTCAGTAAAGACGACTTGCCGCGTCCCACCATGCCAAACACAGCAATTTGGACAACCTGATGCTCCAGTTTATCGAGCATCTGTTGCAGCCCTTCTAGATCGGACTCCAGACCCTGTCGCTCTCTAGCTGTGAGATCGAGGTTAGTCACGATATCGCGGAGAGTGCGCTGTGCCTGCTTGTAATTTAGCTCAGCTAAAATCTCCTCAAAACTAAGATCGTCCGCGTTGTCATTCACATCCATAATTCGGCAAAAAAGCAGAGGAACTATCACTATTATCTAAGAGTCTGAAGGTAACGGAAATTTGCTTAGGAAATGTACCTGAACTAGCTGTGGCAAAAACTCCGATCTAAGGTATATTGCTTGGAACTTAACTAACTTTTAGACGCAAGCTATTGACTAAATTCAGTTAACGCAGAATATTAGTATGCTTGCGCCAACCCTCGAAACCCAGGAGAAATAAATCTGTGATTAAATCATTGCTAAAACTAGCCACAGTTGCCAGTGTGGTAGGGGCGATCGTAGTGGCTCCCATTACTAATCTTAGGGCAGAGGCGCTCACTGAAGCTCAAGCCCTAGAGCGACTGACTGGCATTCCGGTTTTTACCATTACCGATGACAAGGGCAACCCATTACTTGGTTCGCAGCAAAAGCAAGGTGGCGGCGAACAACAGCAATTCTTACTGTTCTTCATGAATCCCGACGATGCCCAGTCAATGCTGGGGCAGATCAAATCTACCAACCCGGAACTTGGGGGCAAAGCCCGGGTAATTGTGCGTAACATGAGCGAGGCGATTCAGCTCATCAAGAAAAATAACGACAAAAAGATCGCGTTTCAGATCGTGCCGTCTAAAGCCAGCATAGATTCTGCAAAAAGTATCCTGTCAGCGCAGGGCAAGCCAACTGATAAGTTGCCTAACTTGCCTGTCTTTTTTGCTATAGGGGGCAAAGATAAAGATCAAGGGCTCTTGACTGTAGAACAAAATGGCAAGCAACTCGTACCCTTTTTCTTTGACCAGAAGGATCTACAGGGCTTAATCGATCGCGCCAAGCAGCAACAACCTAACGTGGCAGTCGATACGAAAATCCAGGTCACTTCGCTGCTCAATGTAATTGACTCCATGGTGACCAAAGATAACAAGTCCAACCCCGAGGCAGAAAAATTTATGTTCGTGCCCTCTAGAGCTGCGCTTGAGGTGGCACTAAAGCAACAGCCCAAAAGTCCCCAGTCCAGTCAACCGCAGTTGAAGCCAAGCGCCCAAAATCCAGCTAACCTCAAACCCGCGACAAAACCTGCCGCTAAGCCTGCTGCCAAACCTGCTGCCAAGCCTCCCGCTCCTAAAAATTAACCGGCGGAAAAAGCTAAAGCTGTTTTTAAATACGTGC comes from Pseudanabaena sp. PCC 6802 and encodes:
- a CDS encoding GNAT family N-acetyltransferase codes for the protein MINLRKYNPEDWDAIANIHDRARLDELRVSVGVEAFLSLAVSFENEGLFEGEVWVACDNETVVGFVAFADDEVTWLYVSPDYYRQGIGKKLLRQAIARCGQTVSTSVLSGNDAALHLYLSEGFKIMETKTGKLNGNESFPATGHILELVKVARQDEILD
- a CDS encoding GTP-binding protein, which encodes MDVNDNADDLSFEEILAELNYKQAQRTLRDIVTNLDLTARERQGLESDLEGLQQMLDKLEHQVVQIAVFGMVGRGKSSLLNALLGEEVFLTGPVHGVTRASQSANWQVSREAIAGSNSQIMRVSMKGFGTARIELIDTPGIDEVGGEVRAKLANQVAEQADLILFVVAGDMTKVEYEALSELREASKPILLVFNKIDQYPMPDRMAIYAKIRDERVRQILTEDEIVMAAASPLVAKAVQQPDGSYEAEMVPGKPQVNDLKLKILDVLDREGKVLVALNSMIFADAIQERLVQRKMEIRDRRANRIIWNAVITEAVAIAVNPVTVVDVISTAVINVSMILALSKLYGINMTNQGAISLMQKIAISMGGISASELLANLGLGSLKSLLGITAPATGGLSMGAYVSVAITQAGVAGVSAYAIGLVTKQYLANGASWGPLGPKAVVNQILSNLDEASILARIKDELRSKLDLSRMKT
- a CDS encoding Tic22 family protein, with the translated sequence MIKSLLKLATVASVVGAIVVAPITNLRAEALTEAQALERLTGIPVFTITDDKGNPLLGSQQKQGGGEQQQFLLFFMNPDDAQSMLGQIKSTNPELGGKARVIVRNMSEAIQLIKKNNDKKIAFQIVPSKASIDSAKSILSAQGKPTDKLPNLPVFFAIGGKDKDQGLLTVEQNGKQLVPFFFDQKDLQGLIDRAKQQQPNVAVDTKIQVTSLLNVIDSMVTKDNKSNPEAEKFMFVPSRAALEVALKQQPKSPQSSQPQLKPSAQNPANLKPATKPAAKPAAKPAAKPPAPKN